ACCTGGACGCCGGAAAACGCGGTCGGGATCGGCGGCGCGTATCTGTGCGTGTATGGCATGGAAGGGCCGGGCGGCTATCAGTTCGTCGGCCGCACCGTGCAGATGTGGAACCGCTATCGCACCACACGTGAATTCGAAGCCGGCAAGCCGTGGCTGCTGCGATTTTTCGACGAAATACGCTTCTACGAAGTGAGCGAGGCCGAACTGGCCGAGTTGCGTGCCGATTTCATCGCCGGCCGCGCGAGTCTGAAGATCGAGGAGTCGGTGTTCGACCTCGGTGCGTACAACCGCTTCCTGAAGGACGAAGCCGAATCGATCTCCGCCTTCAAACGCATGCAACAGACGGCGTTCGATGAAGAGCGCGAGCGCTGGAACGCCGCGGGGCACGCTGAATATGCCGGCGAGCCGGGCGACGACGCGGGTTCGGCCACCGGCAGCAGGGCGGACGATACGCTTGTGGCGGGTCAACAGAGCATCGTCGCCGACGTCTCGGGGAGCGTCTGGAAACTGCTCGTCAGCGAAGGGGATCGCGTGAGCGAAGGGCAGGTGGTGGCGATCGTCGAGTCGATGAAGATGGAAGTGTCCGTCGCCGTCGCCGAAGACGGCGTGATCGAAACGATCGATTGTGCTGCCGGCGCAGCGGTGGTCGCGGGTCAGCGCCTGATGGTGCTGCGCGCCGGCGTGGCGGCCGGCGCCACCGAGGAGGCGACGTGCAAATGAAACATCCTGACGACCTGCTGGAATCGATGCCGACTGCGGCACTGCGGTCGCTCCGCCGTTCAGGCGGAGCGAGTTCCGGCACCGAACGCTGCCCTGGAGAACCCCATGACCGTCATTAACAGAAGCGACTGGTTCGCGGTGCGCCGCGAACTCTCCGCACGCGGCAAATGGCTATTGGGCCTCGGCTCTTTTTTGTTGCCGGTGTTCGTCTGGTGCATCGTCAGCTACGTGCCGTTCGTCTGGCATCCGCAGGTGCTGGTCGAGAGCCCGGGCAGCGTCGACTATTTTCAGCCCGGCATGCGGGTCGACAAGGACGTGTTCGCCGACGAGCTGAGTCATGCGCGAGACGGCCACACCGCCTTGCCGACGGGCGAGCCGGTCAACCCGGTGTACCTGCCCGCGCCCCACGAGGTGCTGCGTGCGTTCTACACCGCGTTCACGACGCCCCCCGCGTCACGCGACGGCGTGTGGCTGCATCAAAGCCTGTGGCACAGCATCCAGGTGATCTTCTGGGGCTTTCTGCTGTCGTCGGTGATCGGCGTGCCGGTTGGCATCGTCTGCGGGACTTACAGCGCTATCGCGCGGCTGCAGGAGCCGTTTTTCGAGTTCTTCCGCTACTTGCCGGCGCCCGCGTTCGGTGCGCTGATGGTGGCGATCCTCGGCATCTATGACGGCCCGAAGATCGCGATCATCGTGATCGGCACGCTGTTCCAGCAAGTGCTGATCGTGGCGAACACCACGCGCAAACTGGAGTACGGGCTGTTCGAAGCGGCCATGACGCTCGGCACGAAGAAGCTCAAGCTGCTCACGCATGTGGTGATTCCCGGCATCCTGCCGGACCTGTATCGCGACCAGCGCATCCTGCTCGGCTGGGCGTGGACGTATCTGATCGTCGCGGAACTGGTCGGCACCAGCTCCGGTATCACGTGGTACATCACGCAGCAGGCGCGCTACGAGCATTTCGACAATGTCTACGCGGCGATCATGATGATCGGGATCATCGGACTCGGCACCGATCTCGTGCTCGCCTATGCCGGCCGCAAGCTGTTTCCGTGGGACCGCACGCTCAAAGCGTAGCGGGACCGTTCGTGCCACGGCCTGCCGCCCTGCATCGCACCGCATGGCATCACACTGCACCGTATTGAAGGGATTCAATCATGTTAAATCCGCAACCGATTCCGTCGTACCTTATCCAGTCCGAAGCGGTGCGTGAGCGTTTCGACCGTCTCAAGTCGCGCGAGGTCATTCTCGAGGTTCGCGATCTCGACAAGCGCTTCAAGAGCCCGCAGGGCGAATGCACCGCGTTGAACGGCATCAGCTTCAAGACGCACCGGCGCGAGTTCGTCTGCGTGATCGGGCCGTCGGGCTGCGGCAAGTCGACCCTGATCCGCATTCTTGCGGGCCTTGAGCGGCAAACAAGCGGCAGCGCGCTGCTCGACGGCAAGCCGGTGGAGGGGCCCGGCGCCGATCGCGGCATGGTGTTTCAGGGCTACACGCTGTTTCCGTGGCTGACGGTCAAGAAGAACGTCATGTTCGGTTTGAAGATGAACGGCCACAGCAGCCTGCACGCCGAGCGCGACGCGCTGCAATGGCTCGATCTGGTCGGTCTGACGAAGTTCGCCAACGCCTATCCGCACCAATTGTCCGGCGGGATGAAGCAGCGCGTGGCGATTGCTCGCGCGCTCGCGAACCGGCCGCGGATTCTGCTGATGGACGAGCCGTTCGGTGCGCTCGATGCGCAGACCCGCGCGAAGATGCAGACGCACTTGCTCGATATCTGGCGCAACATCGATGTGACCGTGCTGTTCATCACGCACGACCTGGACGAAGCGATTTTTCTCGCCGACCGCATCCTGGTGCTCAAGGCCAATCCTGGCGAGGTGCAGGAATTGATCGAGGTGCCGGTGCCGCGTCCGCGCGACTATTCGCAGGCCACGTCGCCGGAGTTTCTTGCCACCAAGGCGCGGCTCGAAGCGCTGATCCATCCGCCCACGGCCACCGACGACGAGGAAGAGGATGTCGTCAAGCCGCATATGGTCCGGATGACGGACGTGACCGACAACGTCGAATAGAAGCTGCCGCTGCTCGCCCTTTGGCGGCAAGGGCGGGACGATGTCGTCCTGTCGGAAGCGCCGCTGTGCCACCGTCCGCAGCCAACATTACCGGATCGTAATCATCCTGCGCTCCGCTTACCGGTATGATTTGGCGGTCAAGCACAGCGGAGCACTCCCATGCGAATCCTGGTGATCGAGGATGAGCTCAAAACAGCGGCTTATCTGAAGAAAGGCCTGGAGGAATCCGGCTACGCGGTCGACGTCGCGAACGACGGCCCACAAGGGCTGATCCTCGCGCAGGAAGAAGAATACGACGTGATCGTGCTCGACGTGATGCTGCCGGGCATGGACGGCTGGACCATCGTCAAGACCCTGCGCAGCACGCGTACCACGCCGGTGCTGTTCCTCACCGCCCGCGACGACGTCGACGACCGCGTGCGCGGCCTCGAACTCGGCGCGGACGATTACCTCGTCAAGCCCTTCGCCTTCGTCGAATTGCTGGCGCGGGTGCGCACGCTGGCGCGCCGCGGGCCGCCGCGCGAAAGCGAGCTGATCAAGGTGGGCGATCTGGAAATGGACGTCAATCGCCGGCGCGTGAAACGCGGCGGCACGCGTATCGACCTCACGCCGCGCGAGTTTTCGCTGCTGCAGTTGCTGGCGCGCCGCCAGGGCGAGGTGCTGAGCCGCACGCAGATTGCGTCGTATGTGTGGGACATGAATTTCGACAGCGATACCAATGTCGTCGAAGTCGCGATCCGCCGGTTGCGCACCAAGATCGACGATAACTTTCCCGTCAAGCTGATTCATACGGTGCGCGGCGTCGGCTATGTGCTCGAACTGAAGGACACGGCCTGATGCGCGGCCGTTCGCTCGCCGCGACGCTCGCGCTTGCCTTCGGTGTCACCACGCTCGCGGTTTTCGTGCTCGTTGGAAGTTTTCTGTACCTGGCGCTGGACAAGCAGATCAAGGCGCAGGACGACCTCGACATCGTGCTTGCAGCACGCCATGCGCGGCGGCTCGCGGAGGAGCTGGATACCTCGAAAGGCATTCGCGAGCACAGCGACCGGTTGAGCAGCATCGTGCTGGGCAATGAAGCGATGTCGATGGAGGTGTTCGGTCCCGATGGGCGTATGGCGATCGAACACAACGCCGGGGAGACCGCCGAAGCCGGCGGCGTCGAGACGATCGCCGCGCTGCCGGCGCTCACGCGCATTGCCGCTGCGGCGCGCATCACCGATGCGGATATCGGCAACTGGACCGGCCGCAACGGCGCACCGATTCGCGGCATCCTGGCGGACGCGCGGCTGCACGACGGCGACACGGCGACCGTGCTGATCGCGCGCAACATGAGCGACCGCTGGCGGCTGCTCGACCGCTATCGCGACAAGCTGCATCTGGCGGGTGCAGCCGGTGTGATGCTGGCGATGCTGCTGAGTTATCTGCTGATTCGCGCCGCCTTGCGGCCGTTGCGCGATATCGCGGCGAGTGCGGGCCGCGTCACGGTCAATCGCCTGAATACGCGGATCGCGGTGGCGCGCGTGCCGAGCGAACTTGAGGCACTGGTGAGCGCGCTCAATGCGATGCTCGAACGTGTCGATCACGGCTTTCAGCGCCTGTCGCGTTTCACGGCCGACCTTGCGCACGATCTGCGCACGCCGCTTGCCAACATGCGCGGCGCCGCCGAAGTCGCGCTTGCCCGGCCACGCTCGATCGACGAATATGAATCGCTGCTCGCATCGAATCTGGAGGAATGCGACCGGCTCTCGCGAATGATCGAAAACGTGCTGTTTCTTGCACGCGCAGAACATCCGCAATTCGTCAAACACATGCGCGAGTTCGATGCCGGGCTGGAACTGACGCGGATTGCCGAATACTTCGAGGGTATCGCCGACGATGCGAATGTCAGGGTGCAGGTCACCGGTGCAGCGACGCTGACGGCGGATCTCGAACTGTTTCGCCGCGCGGTCAGCAATCTGCTCGCCAACGCGATCCGCTACACGCCGAGTGGCGGCGAGATCGCGCTCGAAGTCCGCGCATCGGCGGAGGCGGTGCGCGTCACCGTGTCGAACCAGGGGCAGCCGATTGCCGCGGAGCACCTCGAACGGATCTTCGACCGTTTTTATCGTGTCGATCCGTCGCGCAGTTCCTTGCCTTCGTCCGGCCTGTCGCAAGGGTCCACAGGGTCGACGGGGCTTGGGCTTGCCATCGTCCGCACGATCATGGAGTTGCATGGCGGCACGGTGCATGCGGAGAGCGACGCGCAGAGCACGCGGTTCGTGCTTATGTTCCGGCGGGTTTAGGGGGGGCCTGAACGGCCGAAGCGGTAGCGAGCGTGGCGTCAGTTTGAACAGCGGATGGGGTGACAGGCCCAGCCGCGCTCGCCGCGGCTGCCACATCCGTCGTCGCCGCACCATCACCTTGTCCATGCCACGTCCCGCCCAGCGCCTTCAACAACAACACGCTCGACTCCAACTGCCGCGCCGCAATCTGATCCGCGGTGCGTTGGTTCGTCAGCGCGATCGTCTGCGCCGTCACCACGTCGAGGTAACTGACCGCGCCGGCGTTGAAGCGGTTTGTCGTGAGACGTAGCGACAGATCCGCCGCCGTCGTCGCGCGCTGCTGGCTGGCGGCTTCGTCGGCGAGCGAATGCAGGGCGGACAGATTGTCTTCGACCTGCTGGAAGGCCACCAGCACCGATTGCCGGTAATCGGCAACCGCGCCGTCATACTGCGCCGTCGCGCCGTGCAGGCTGGCCGTGCGCTTGCCGCCGTCGAACAGCGTGCCGACCAGTTGCGGGCCGAGCGACCAGAACAAACTCGGCGCGCTGAGCCACGGCGCGAAGAAGGTGCTTTCCAGCCCCGCGCTCGCCGACAGCACCAGATCGGGGAAGAAGGCTGCGTGCGCCACGCCGATCTGCGCATTCGCCGATGCCACGCGCCGTTCAGCCGCCGCGATGTCGGGACGCCGTTCGAGCAGTTGCGACGGCACGCCAATGGGAATCGCTGGCGGCGTCGCAGCCGAGCCGTTCGGCGGCAGCGTGAAGGTCGAGGCCGGCTCGCCGATCAGCGTGGCAATCGCATGCTGCATCTGCGCGCGCGTCACGTCGATGTCAGTGTCCTGCGTGCGCGTCGCTTCGAGCTGGGTGGTGGCCTGAGCGACCGCCGAGGCGTCGATCGCGCCGTCCTTCAGTTGTTGCTGCAGCAGCTTCAAGGCGGCGGCGTAGGCGGTCACACTGTCGTCGAGCAGCTTCTTTTGCGTGTCGAGCGAGCGCAGGGCGAAATAGTCGACGGCCAGATCGGCGCTCATCGACAGGCGCACGGCTTCGAGATCCGCTTCGCTTGCCTCAGTATCGGCCTTCGCACCGGTCACGCTATCGCGCACGCGGCCGAACAGATCCGGCTCCCAGCTCGCCGATACGCCGGCCGAATAGTCCGGCACGGTCTTGCCCGCGAGCGACTTGCCTTCGACGTTCTGCGACGTCCGCGAGCGATTCTGCGCAGCGCCGGCCGTGATGGTCGGGAAAAATCCGGCGCGCTGATAGTCCACCATCGAGCGCGCCTGCTGAACCTGCGCGACTGCTTTACGCACACTCTGGTTCGAGACGTCGACGCGCGCTTCGAGCTGGTTCA
This genomic stretch from Paraburkholderia caffeinilytica harbors:
- a CDS encoding efflux transporter outer membrane subunit, whose amino-acid sequence is MPLSRPLLRRSLAATMIGALLSACSTLPPYQRPTAEIPAQYAGAAPGWTQAAPADTAPRGPWWTIFNDPVLNQLEARVDVSNQSVRKAVAQVQQARSMVDYQRAGFFPTITAGAAQNRSRTSQNVEGKSLAGKTVPDYSAGVSASWEPDLFGRVRDSVTGAKADTEASEADLEAVRLSMSADLAVDYFALRSLDTQKKLLDDSVTAYAAALKLLQQQLKDGAIDASAVAQATTQLEATRTQDTDIDVTRAQMQHAIATLIGEPASTFTLPPNGSAATPPAIPIGVPSQLLERRPDIAAAERRVASANAQIGVAHAAFFPDLVLSASAGLESTFFAPWLSAPSLFWSLGPQLVGTLFDGGKRTASLHGATAQYDGAVADYRQSVLVAFQQVEDNLSALHSLADEAASQQRATTAADLSLRLTTNRFNAGAVSYLDVVTAQTIALTNQRTADQIAARQLESSVLLLKALGGTWHGQGDGAATTDVAAAASAAGPVTPSAVQTDATLATASAVQAPPKPAGT
- a CDS encoding heavy metal response regulator transcription factor → MRILVIEDELKTAAYLKKGLEESGYAVDVANDGPQGLILAQEEEYDVIVLDVMLPGMDGWTIVKTLRSTRTTPVLFLTARDDVDDRVRGLELGADDYLVKPFAFVELLARVRTLARRGPPRESELIKVGDLEMDVNRRRVKRGGTRIDLTPREFSLLQLLARRQGEVLSRTQIASYVWDMNFDSDTNVVEVAIRRLRTKIDDNFPVKLIHTVRGVGYVLELKDTA
- a CDS encoding heavy metal sensor histidine kinase — encoded protein: MRGRSLAATLALAFGVTTLAVFVLVGSFLYLALDKQIKAQDDLDIVLAARHARRLAEELDTSKGIREHSDRLSSIVLGNEAMSMEVFGPDGRMAIEHNAGETAEAGGVETIAALPALTRIAAAARITDADIGNWTGRNGAPIRGILADARLHDGDTATVLIARNMSDRWRLLDRYRDKLHLAGAAGVMLAMLLSYLLIRAALRPLRDIAASAGRVTVNRLNTRIAVARVPSELEALVSALNAMLERVDHGFQRLSRFTADLAHDLRTPLANMRGAAEVALARPRSIDEYESLLASNLEECDRLSRMIENVLFLARAEHPQFVKHMREFDAGLELTRIAEYFEGIADDANVRVQVTGAATLTADLELFRRAVSNLLANAIRYTPSGGEIALEVRASAEAVRVTVSNQGQPIAAEHLERIFDRFYRVDPSRSSLPSSGLSQGSTGSTGLGLAIVRTIMELHGGTVHAESDAQSTRFVLMFRRV
- a CDS encoding ABC transporter ATP-binding protein; amino-acid sequence: MLNPQPIPSYLIQSEAVRERFDRLKSREVILEVRDLDKRFKSPQGECTALNGISFKTHRREFVCVIGPSGCGKSTLIRILAGLERQTSGSALLDGKPVEGPGADRGMVFQGYTLFPWLTVKKNVMFGLKMNGHSSLHAERDALQWLDLVGLTKFANAYPHQLSGGMKQRVAIARALANRPRILLMDEPFGALDAQTRAKMQTHLLDIWRNIDVTVLFITHDLDEAIFLADRILVLKANPGEVQELIEVPVPRPRDYSQATSPEFLATKARLEALIHPPTATDDEEEDVVKPHMVRMTDVTDNVE
- a CDS encoding ABC transporter permease; protein product: MTVINRSDWFAVRRELSARGKWLLGLGSFLLPVFVWCIVSYVPFVWHPQVLVESPGSVDYFQPGMRVDKDVFADELSHARDGHTALPTGEPVNPVYLPAPHEVLRAFYTAFTTPPASRDGVWLHQSLWHSIQVIFWGFLLSSVIGVPVGIVCGTYSAIARLQEPFFEFFRYLPAPAFGALMVAILGIYDGPKIAIIVIGTLFQQVLIVANTTRKLEYGLFEAAMTLGTKKLKLLTHVVIPGILPDLYRDQRILLGWAWTYLIVAELVGTSSGITWYITQQARYEHFDNVYAAIMMIGIIGLGTDLVLAYAGRKLFPWDRTLKA